In a genomic window of Akkermansia massiliensis:
- a CDS encoding acyltransferase family protein, translated as MTISPLSGAEVRPRLPWVETARLLATLVVVMQHVPSGPFLPNEWLIGPALATFFLLAGYFSASRLEGSGAGKWTGGRLLSLLWPYLFWCAAYWLVAGMSLSPGSLASVFGAGTCPLLTPMWFLRDLMIFTLAAFLLHRWRPALYALGLFCLFLHRWDDTLAWPSPYMFGDFVLGIMLASSAPGCLDRWGKMPLAVHASIILASAALVWASCADTFLVPDVAFSGLIVLAFLSFGIVARAVSPALSERLARWSSGSFFVYCSHIFVLIALTGVETCFPSPWAPWVWWCLVPVVYMLARGVYLFLKRYFPRVLVLVTGGK; from the coding sequence ATGACCATCTCCCCCTTATCCGGCGCAGAAGTCCGCCCCCGTTTGCCCTGGGTGGAGACTGCGCGGCTGCTGGCAACGCTGGTCGTCGTCATGCAGCATGTGCCTTCCGGCCCCTTTCTTCCCAACGAATGGCTGATCGGTCCGGCGCTGGCGACGTTTTTCCTGCTGGCGGGATATTTTTCCGCCTCCCGCCTGGAGGGGAGCGGGGCTGGAAAATGGACGGGCGGGCGCCTGCTGTCCCTGCTGTGGCCGTACCTCTTCTGGTGTGCGGCCTACTGGCTGGTAGCGGGCATGTCCCTTTCCCCTGGTTCGCTGGCTTCCGTGTTCGGGGCGGGAACGTGTCCCCTGCTGACCCCGATGTGGTTCCTGCGGGACCTGATGATTTTTACCCTGGCGGCGTTCCTGCTGCACCGCTGGCGTCCCGCGCTTTACGCGCTCGGCCTGTTCTGCCTGTTCCTGCACCGGTGGGATGACACCCTGGCGTGGCCCAGTCCCTATATGTTCGGGGACTTCGTGCTCGGCATCATGCTGGCGTCTTCCGCACCGGGTTGCCTGGACCGCTGGGGGAAGATGCCCCTGGCCGTGCACGCGTCCATTATTCTGGCCTCTGCGGCCCTTGTCTGGGCAAGCTGTGCGGATACCTTCCTGGTTCCGGACGTCGCTTTTTCCGGACTGATTGTTCTGGCCTTCCTGAGCTTCGGAATAGTGGCCAGGGCCGTCAGCCCCGCGCTGTCGGAACGGCTGGCGCGGTGGTCGTCCGGCAGCTTTTTCGTGTACTGTTCCCACATCTTCGTGCTGATTGCCCTGACAGGGGTGGAAACGTGCTTCCCGTCCCCGTGGGCACCCTGGGTTTGGTGGTGTCTGGTGCCTGTCGTGTACATGCTGGCACGGGGCGTTTACCTGTTCCTCAAACGGTATTTCCCGCGTGTCCTCGTCCTGGTGACCGGGGGAAAATGA